The Ranitomeya variabilis isolate aRanVar5 chromosome 7, aRanVar5.hap1, whole genome shotgun sequence genome includes a window with the following:
- the LOC143784898 gene encoding interleukin-9 receptor-like, with translation MMTYDLVSSPYDQSFNCDIPDLTLDEMDNYKITVHDLSLTKDLAIIEEFYPRCNIKLDPPSDLSYNFTGAAYNITWKGNYAVSDFTKIYFELQLKKEESNQKSIKTDISVTYAEIMLFEFHEGSNYIQIRSRTDNGGQYRSHWSEWSSELKIHVMEMDKQSQDMNHIITIVTLLTMALIVLLLALRSILSTRINVSFWKKIPTAADFFHPLYNIHNGNFQDWTKHPNICKENKKVRQLGSPQDIDLSATVLYVQREAVSAVKLESPLSKEEILLTHNTCNSTSWSDPLVEKEIYLNGIYPVFFSSFSDDIINEKVSANSLDCPMDYFSYEGNYIANSHEIAE, from the exons ATGATGACATATGATCTTGTATCCAGCCCGTACGACCAGAGCTTTAACTGTGATATCCCCGACCTGACCCTCGATGAGATGGACAATTATAAAATAACAGTCCACGACTTGTCCTTGACAAAAGACCTGGCGATTATTGAAGAATTTTACCCACGTTGTAACA TTAAGCTGGATCCGCCTTCTGATCTCTCGTACAATTTCACCGGCGCGGCATACAACATAACGTGGAAAGGAAATTATGCGGTTTCAGATTTTACTAAAATATATTTTGAATTGCAGCTCAAAAAGGAAGAATCAAACCAG AAATCTATAAAGACAGATATTTCGGTCACCTATGCGGAGATTATGTTATTTGAGTTTCATGAAGGCTCCAACTATATTCAGATTCGCTCTAGGACAGACAATGGAGGGCAATACAGAAGCCATTGGAGCGAGTGGAGCTCAGAGCTTAAAATTCATGTTATGG AAATGGATAAACAAAGCCAAGACATGAATCATATCATTACGATAGTAACCCTACTAACAATGGCTCTCATCGTGTTGCTGTTGGCTTTACGCTCTATCCTATCTACAAG AATAAATGTCTCTTTTTGGAAGAAAATTCCAACGGCTGCTGATTTTTTTCATCCTCTATATAACATTCATAATGGAAATTtccag GATTGGACTAAACATCCAAACATTTGCAAAGAAAATAAGAAGGTAAGACAGCTCGGCTCCCCCCAAGACATAGACCTCAGCGCCACGGTATTATATGTTCAGAGAGAAGCTGTATCCGCGGTGAAGCTGGAATCTCCACTCTCTAAGGAAGAAATCCTCCTGACCCACAATACCTGTAACTCCACGTCCTGGTCTGATCCACTGGTGGAGAAAGAAATATATTTAAATGGAATTTATCCCGTCTTTTTTAGCAGTTTTAGCGATGACATTATCAACGAGAAAGTTTCTGCTAACAGTTTGGATTGTCCAATGGACTATTTTTCCTATGAAGGAAACTACATTGCGAATTCACATGAAATTGCTGAATGA